One Phaeodactylum tricornutum CCAP 1055/1 chromosome 28, whole genome shotgun sequence DNA window includes the following coding sequences:
- the dsCYC10 gene encoding predicted protein (diatom-specific cyclin 10): MMQIWEDELLEVDQLVQQKQRPARKVPLEQNCALRRLLEVQAIILEQEDHIVFRKANTGRCTPNFAWREIVAQWCYDVADHLAEKRSVVYVAMNIVDRYCVWKDMNEEMSEGTYKLISMTAMFLAVRLSGSRELRLQEISSMSRGSIKIQDIISMGTCMIKHLSWDHQMVTPLDFVHTALESFPDAISTGRKQILLDSVRYLTELSVCDVHLSQCPPSELALAALLNSIQSQYCDELMAFARCLAADMTTEAADIPDMCRRLRDVYRESAENCRSNDTPHVVLDEDDHLDLRVQASCLPLGIVRSISDEDILESQPCKRRQNIAPAFRQVTRCKRAKFDLTTLA, from the coding sequence ATGATGCAGATCTGGGAGGATGAGCTATTGGAGGTGGATCAACTGGTtcagcaaaagcaacgacCCGCACGGAAAGTACCCCTCGAACAAAATTGCGCACTCCGTCGTTTGTTGGAAGTGCAGGCCATAATTCTGGAACAAGAAGACCACATCGTCTTTCGGAAAGCGAATACCGGGAGATGTACGCCGAATTTCGCTTGGCGGGAGATAGTCGCCCAATGGTGCTATGATGTCGCCGATCATCTGGCTGAGAAGCGCTCGGTTGTTTACGTCGCTATGAACATTGTGGATCGCTATTGTGTGTGGAAGGACATGAACGAAGAAATGAGCGAAGGTACCTACAAGCTCATTTCCATGACAGCAATGTTTCTAGCTGTACGTCTCTCAGGATCCAGAGAACTTCGCCTTCAAGAGATTTCCTCCATGAGTCGCGGCTCTATCAAGATTCAGGACATTATATCGATGGGAACTTGTATGATCAAGCACTTGTCGTGGGATCATCAGATGGTGACACCGCTGGATTTTGTTCACACAGCTTTGGAATCTTTCCCTGATGCCATCAGTACTGGAAGGAAGCAAATCTTGCTTGATTCAGTCCGGTACCTGACTGAGCTGTCAGTCTGCGACGTCCACCTCTCGCAATGCCCTCCATCGGAACTCGCGTTGGCAGCCCTGCTGAACAGCATACAATCTCAGTATTGTGACGAACTCATGGCCTTTGCGAGATGTCTGGCGGCCGACATGACCACGGAAGCTGCAGACATTCCGGACATGTGTCGCAGGCTTCGAGATGTGTATCGTGAAAGTGCTGAAAATTGCAGAAGCAACGATACCCCTCACGTTGTCcttgacgaagacgatcaTCTCGACCTCAGAGTTCAGGCTTCCTGTCTTCCTTTAGGAATTGTCCGCAGCATTTCCGACGAAGATATTTTGGAGTCGCAACCTTGCAAAAGAAGACAGAACATTGCTCCCGCGTTTAGACAAGTTACTCGCTGCAAACGAGCGAAATTCGATCTCACCACCTTGGCGTAG
- a CDS encoding predicted protein has product MNRPRGASLSFMLALLFIDGVHVVNGSFFSRILQPTKKEGEEGGKTEAPSKATSSMGSEAQVGSIISFSDGLPFATLANNNKIPLVGYGVGNLQHEMIPGMVMAAIQDDKRTRLIDTAHASNNEDLVAEGINRGVAKLNREGKVEVHVVTKVWYTHLGYGRTKLSVEESLKSLQTALDNDKIDLKLHFQLHWPRCFDSIPWMNCQREERELSDHVKDAGPDPTKDPDNAWKESWKYLEDLYLSDKYPIASIGVSNFHLHDIEIMENFARIHPHILQVNVWSLLYDALLVEYCHKHRIHIQVYNAIHGTISQPERAPKAFHHIQKVASEISSELDQDLTAAQVILAWLMQHGVSVIPRTTNSVRLTENSAVALSSIPAFSDHQVETIAHAVEAYLSGDDLEEDIHVAVTFHVVSKDVVLYWMGREGSEVRIGHLKAGETFTDTTYPNHTFRTYDAANKDYWIDHEISAKFGDHKHIHVEL; this is encoded by the coding sequence ATGAACCGACCTCGAGGCGCTTCACTTTCATTTATGTTGGCACTTTTGTTCATTGACGGCGTGCATGTGGTCAATGGAAGCTTTTTCTCTCGCATACTACAGCCCACGAAGAAAGAGGGGGAAGAGGGAGGTAAGACGGAAGCTCCATCCAAAGCCACAAGTTCCATGGGTTCAGAGGCTCAGGTAGGGAGCATTATTAGCTTCTCCGATGGTCTACCTTTCGCCACTcttgccaacaacaacaagattcCCTTAGTTGGATACGGCGTTGGAAATTTGCAACACGAAATGATTCCAGGGATGGTAATGGCCGCTATTCAGGATGACAAAAGAACTCGACTTATTGACACGGCACATGCCAGCAATAATGAGGATTTAGTTGCAGAGGGGATTAATAGAGGGGTTGCGAAACTAAACAGAGAAGGGAAAGTAGAAGTCCACGTCGTGACTAAGGTATGGTACACACATTTAGGCTATGGACGTACCAAGCTCTCTGTCGAGGAGTCGCTAAAGTCTTTGCAGACTGCTCTGGACAACGACAAGATTGATCTCAAGCTCCATTTCCAACTCCATTGGCCTCGCTGCTTTGACAGTATCCCTTGGATGAACTGCCAGCGAGAAGAACGCGAGCTTTCAGATCATGTCAAGGATGCTGGACCTGATCCAACGAAAGATCCCGACAATGCTTGGAAAGAGAGCTGGAAATATCTAGAGGATTTGTATCTATCCGACAAGTATCCAATAGCCAGTATTGGGGTCTCCAACTTTCATCTACACGATATCGAAATCATGGAAAATTTCGCGAGAATACATCCACATATTCTACAAGTCAACGTATGGTCGCTACTCTACGACGCCTTGCTAGTTGAGTACTGTCACAAACACCGCATTCACATCCAAGTCTATAACGCTATACACGGTACTATATCTCAACCGGAGCGAGCTCCCAAGGCATTTCATCACATCCAAAAGGTAGCCAGCGAAATCTCCTCCGAACTCGATCAGGACCTGACTGCCGCTCAGGTTATTTTAGCATGGCTTATGCAACATGGCGTTTCGGTTATCCCACGAACGACTAACTCTGTACGGCTTACAGAAAACTCAGCTGTTGCTCTGTCAAGTATCCCTGCATTTTCGGATCATCAAGTGGAAACCATAGCGCACGCAGTGGAAGCCTATTTGAGTGGAGACGACCTTGAAGAAGACATTCACGTTGCAGTTACCTTTCACGTTGTCAGCAAGGATGTTGTTCTGTATTGGATGGGCCGAGAGGGTAGTGAAGTAAGGATCGGGCATTTAAAGGCTGGAGAGACATTTACGGATACAACATATCCCAACCACACATTCCGGACCTATGACGCGGCCAACAAGGACTATTGGATAGACCACGAGATTTCCGCAAAATTTGGGGACCACAAACATATCCATGTTGAACTGTAA